From a single Arachnia propionica genomic region:
- a CDS encoding NAD-dependent succinate-semialdehyde dehydrogenase, translating into MEAVSVENSVVARALTIAPTEVFINGTWREPRGGGRFDVVNPATGNVIAQVADADAEDGLAALESAAVAQESWARTAPRARAELLRNLFEVIVERAEEFAVLMTIEMGKPVAEAHGEVAYGAEFLRWFSEEAVRLNGRYSTTPEGNLRVITMPRPVGPVLAITPWNFPLAMATRKLGPALAAGCTGILKPSKLTPLTALAFAEACRLAGVPDGVVNVVPTSSSAALTRPLLRDPRLRKLSFTGSTDVGKGLLREAADNVLRTSMELGGCAPFIVFRDADLDRAVAAAKSVKLRNMGEACNAANRFYVSRELTDEFAARLAAGFEGLIVGNGLDPATDIGPIITSEQRQRIRKLVEGARERGARVLTGGEDVAGPGYFYRPTVLTVADPGDPVVCEELFAPVAPVIPFDSEEQVLTWANSSPVGLAAYVHTRDIDRALRMSERLEVGMTGINSAAISNPAAPFGGVKHSGLGREGGSEGIAEYLETIYVGIPV; encoded by the coding sequence ATGGAGGCTGTTTCCGTAGAAAACTCTGTGGTGGCCAGGGCGCTCACCATCGCCCCGACCGAGGTCTTCATCAACGGCACCTGGCGCGAACCTCGAGGTGGTGGACGGTTTGATGTCGTCAATCCGGCGACAGGGAATGTGATCGCTCAGGTCGCTGATGCGGATGCCGAAGATGGCCTAGCTGCACTGGAGTCTGCGGCTGTTGCCCAGGAGAGCTGGGCCCGAACGGCGCCACGGGCTCGCGCGGAGCTGCTTCGGAACCTGTTCGAGGTCATCGTGGAACGCGCGGAGGAGTTCGCGGTCCTGATGACCATTGAGATGGGGAAACCCGTGGCTGAGGCGCACGGCGAAGTGGCATACGGGGCCGAATTCCTGCGCTGGTTCTCCGAGGAAGCGGTACGCCTGAATGGTCGCTACTCCACGACCCCGGAGGGCAACCTGAGGGTGATCACCATGCCCCGGCCCGTCGGTCCGGTCCTGGCTATCACCCCGTGGAACTTTCCCCTGGCGATGGCCACCCGCAAGCTCGGTCCTGCGTTGGCAGCTGGTTGCACCGGCATCCTGAAGCCGTCGAAGCTGACTCCACTGACCGCCCTCGCCTTTGCCGAGGCTTGTCGACTGGCAGGCGTTCCAGACGGCGTGGTCAACGTGGTCCCCACCTCGTCCTCGGCAGCCCTGACCAGGCCTCTGCTTCGTGATCCGAGGCTGCGGAAGCTCTCTTTTACGGGATCCACCGATGTGGGCAAGGGGCTACTTCGCGAGGCCGCTGACAACGTATTGCGGACCTCGATGGAACTCGGGGGCTGTGCCCCGTTTATCGTCTTCAGGGACGCGGACCTGGACCGTGCGGTGGCAGCCGCGAAATCCGTGAAACTGCGGAACATGGGGGAGGCCTGCAATGCCGCGAACCGGTTCTACGTCTCCCGGGAACTGACCGATGAGTTCGCCGCGCGTCTCGCCGCCGGGTTCGAGGGTCTGATCGTGGGCAATGGGCTTGACCCTGCGACTGACATTGGCCCCATTATTACGTCCGAGCAGCGGCAGCGTATCCGGAAACTCGTGGAGGGAGCCCGTGAACGCGGTGCCCGGGTGCTCACGGGAGGTGAGGACGTTGCGGGGCCGGGATACTTTTATCGCCCGACTGTGCTGACAGTCGCAGATCCCGGGGATCCCGTGGTCTGCGAAGAACTGTTTGCGCCCGTGGCCCCGGTGATTCCTTTTGATTCCGAGGAGCAGGTGCTTACCTGGGCGAACTCCTCGCCGGTCGGGTTGGCTGCCTATGTCCACACGAGAGACATCGACCGCGCGTTGCGGATGTCGGAACGACTCGAGGTCGGTATGACCGGGATCAACTCCGCCGCGATCTCTAACCCGGCCGCCCCGTTCGGTGGGGTCAAGCACTCGGGGTTGGGTCGTGAGGGCGGCTCCGAGGGTATCGCCGAATATCTGGAAACCATCTACGTCGGAATCCCCGTGTGA
- a CDS encoding DUF3000 domain-containing protein yields the protein MTLAPPTMADPEFQHALEEFASMQWRSGIRAEEIGSPQRIAPFSIAMALDFMEDGEELGTGRLILLHDPAGNENWEGRFRLVSYVRAEVDQEMVTDPLLPEAAWSWLSEALSKHGAAHRALAGTVTASYGRGFGELTTHQAEVEVRASWTPVLDNHHKMTVHLKAWQDLLGHISGRPPLPRGVVQFPGRS from the coding sequence GTGACCCTAGCTCCGCCCACCATGGCCGATCCCGAGTTCCAGCATGCCCTGGAAGAATTTGCCAGCATGCAGTGGCGTTCAGGGATCAGGGCTGAAGAGATCGGGTCCCCCCAACGAATTGCCCCTTTCTCCATCGCCATGGCGCTGGACTTCATGGAGGATGGCGAGGAACTGGGCACCGGACGATTGATACTGCTGCACGATCCCGCCGGCAACGAGAACTGGGAGGGACGCTTCCGCCTGGTCTCCTATGTGCGGGCTGAGGTGGACCAGGAAATGGTCACCGATCCTTTACTGCCTGAGGCAGCATGGTCCTGGTTGTCTGAAGCGCTCTCCAAACACGGGGCTGCTCACCGAGCACTGGCCGGAACAGTGACCGCTTCTTACGGTCGCGGTTTCGGGGAACTCACGACTCACCAGGCCGAGGTAGAGGTCCGCGCTTCCTGGACACCAGTCCTGGACAACCATCACAAGATGACCGTTCATCTCAAAGCGTGGCAAGATCTTCTCGGACACATCTCAGGGCGTCCCCCTCTACCCCGTGGAGTGGTGCAATTCCCGGGGCGCTCATGA
- a CDS encoding GNAT family N-acetyltransferase, producing the protein MSDIELIKNDTAFRYELKQGGQVAAFVDYAIEGDVIDLNHTETIPEFQGQGLAGKVVDFALADILPTGNQVRPSCPFVAGRIAGRTDFEGRVVP; encoded by the coding sequence ATGAGTGACATCGAACTGATTAAGAACGACACCGCGTTCCGCTACGAACTCAAGCAGGGCGGCCAAGTGGCAGCCTTCGTGGACTACGCCATCGAGGGTGATGTCATCGACCTCAACCACACCGAAACGATCCCCGAGTTCCAAGGGCAGGGTCTGGCCGGGAAAGTCGTGGATTTCGCCTTGGCCGACATCCTGCCGACCGGGAACCAGGTGCGTCCAAGCTGCCCCTTCGTGGCTGGTCGGATTGCAGGCCGTACGGACTTCGAAGGTCGGGTCGTGCCGTGA
- a CDS encoding amino acid permease, which translates to MSYEPASTQAADGQEHLQRNLKNRHIQLIAIGGAIGTGLFMGSGKTVHLAGPSLLLIYLLIGTMLFFVMRAMGELLLHNLEYKSFQDFARDMLGPWAGYFAGWTYWILWVVTASAEVVVIAGYFDFWIKDMTWSMICTFILLMALLGCNLLTVKLFGEIEFWFALIKIIAILLLIVVGIGMILVNFQSADGSTTASITHLWSAYGPLGIFPADGDNFLAAFQIAVFAFIGIELIGTAAAETSDPHKTLPKAINAIPVRIVIFYVLALAVIMSVTPWDKIDPTMSPFVNLFSMVGFVAAAGAMNFVVLTSASSSANSGIFSTSRMLYGLSQSKQAPESFGHLSKHQVPAKALILSVALTCVAFPILVIGGSVMEAFTMVSSVSVGLVLFMWSLVLVCYIRYRKLYPEAHKNAAFRMPGASFMPWVVLLFFGFVVYVLLRYDDTRIALGLTLLWFVGLTISWFVRKKVHGGISR; encoded by the coding sequence ATGTCGTATGAACCTGCCTCAACGCAGGCCGCTGATGGCCAAGAGCATCTGCAGCGAAATCTGAAGAACCGCCACATCCAGCTCATTGCCATCGGCGGCGCCATTGGCACGGGCCTGTTCATGGGCTCAGGCAAGACTGTTCACTTGGCAGGGCCGTCATTGCTGCTGATCTATCTGCTCATCGGAACGATGCTTTTCTTCGTGATGAGGGCGATGGGTGAGCTCCTGCTTCACAACCTCGAGTACAAGTCCTTCCAGGATTTCGCGCGAGACATGCTCGGGCCATGGGCGGGATATTTCGCGGGCTGGACGTACTGGATTCTGTGGGTCGTCACGGCCAGCGCAGAAGTTGTCGTCATCGCCGGTTACTTTGATTTCTGGATCAAGGACATGACCTGGTCGATGATCTGTACGTTCATTCTCCTGATGGCTTTGCTCGGCTGTAACCTGTTGACGGTCAAGTTGTTTGGTGAGATCGAGTTCTGGTTCGCCCTGATCAAGATCATCGCCATCCTGCTCCTGATTGTCGTCGGCATAGGGATGATCCTCGTGAACTTCCAGTCTGCTGACGGCTCGACAACCGCATCGATCACTCACCTGTGGAGTGCCTATGGTCCGTTGGGGATCTTCCCCGCAGACGGTGATAATTTCTTGGCGGCTTTCCAGATCGCGGTGTTCGCGTTCATCGGTATCGAGTTGATCGGAACGGCTGCGGCCGAGACCTCCGATCCGCACAAAACGCTGCCGAAAGCCATCAATGCCATACCGGTTCGGATCGTGATCTTCTACGTGCTGGCCTTGGCGGTCATCATGTCGGTCACTCCGTGGGACAAGATCGATCCGACCATGTCGCCGTTTGTGAACCTGTTCAGCATGGTTGGGTTCGTGGCTGCGGCCGGGGCCATGAACTTTGTGGTCCTGACCTCTGCCTCCTCCAGCGCAAACTCGGGGATCTTCTCGACCTCCCGCATGCTGTACGGGTTGTCACAGTCGAAGCAGGCACCCGAGTCCTTCGGCCATCTGTCGAAGCACCAGGTTCCAGCCAAGGCGCTGATACTGTCAGTAGCACTGACGTGTGTCGCCTTCCCGATCCTGGTCATCGGCGGATCGGTGATGGAGGCGTTCACCATGGTCTCCTCGGTATCGGTGGGATTGGTGCTGTTCATGTGGTCACTGGTCCTGGTGTGCTACATCCGCTATCGGAAGTTGTATCCCGAGGCCCACAAGAATGCAGCATTCCGCATGCCGGGCGCCTCCTTCATGCCATGGGTAGTGCTGCTCTTCTTCGGGTTCGTGGTCTATGTGCTGTTGCGTTATGACGACACCCGAATAGCCTTGGGGCTGACGCTTCTGTGGTTCGTGGGATTGACGATTTCATGGTTCGTCAGGAAGAAAGTCCACGGAGGCATTTCTCGGTAA
- a CDS encoding sirohydrochlorin chelatase encodes MSAPAIVLVARGDDDPAVRASLNVVIDHLHRLRPDLHVTLGLLNSSTPTVHEAVAALAATGVEEIAMVPMDLVSATEHSPVLSHARDEVGAANPDLGIVIARPIGPDIDLLNVLDAKLRGALHRANAVEVDALVLACPDGGDHRGASLLARRARQWGAHHKLPVQLAQNDITGRATGLAIGALRGQGRRHIAVGSLFLTSGPVFRAHQQAAIRAGALAVTPPITEDPRVTELILARYAFAAMRLLDIDPHEDGT; translated from the coding sequence ATGTCGGCACCAGCCATCGTGCTCGTGGCACGAGGCGACGATGATCCTGCTGTTCGAGCCTCTCTGAACGTTGTGATTGATCACCTTCATCGCCTGCGCCCCGATCTTCACGTTACCCTCGGACTTCTGAACAGCAGCACCCCAACGGTGCACGAGGCAGTTGCTGCCTTGGCTGCCACTGGGGTGGAGGAAATCGCGATGGTCCCGATGGATCTAGTGTCTGCGACCGAACACTCCCCCGTCTTGTCCCATGCCCGCGATGAGGTTGGCGCTGCCAACCCAGATCTGGGCATCGTGATTGCACGCCCCATCGGCCCAGATATCGATCTGCTGAACGTTCTGGACGCCAAACTACGCGGAGCCCTTCACCGCGCAAACGCCGTTGAAGTCGATGCCCTGGTTCTGGCCTGCCCCGACGGCGGGGATCACAGGGGCGCCTCACTGCTAGCCCGACGAGCCAGGCAGTGGGGTGCGCATCACAAACTTCCGGTGCAACTCGCCCAGAATGACATCACTGGTCGCGCAACCGGCCTCGCCATAGGCGCACTACGTGGTCAAGGACGTCGACACATAGCTGTCGGCTCCTTGTTCCTGACGTCCGGCCCCGTTTTTCGCGCCCATCAGCAAGCGGCGATCAGGGCGGGGGCTTTGGCCGTCACCCCTCCAATAACCGAGGATCCACGAGTGACCGAACTGATCCTGGCCCGCTACGCCTTTGCCGCCATGCGACTGCTCGACATCGACCCTCATGAGGATGGAACATGA
- the msrB gene encoding peptide-methionine (R)-S-oxide reductase MsrB: MTDRFPLDLPDQEWRTRLSDLEYHVLRESGTEAPFTGEYTDTSTEGVYECRACGTELFRSEAKFSSHCGWPSFFEPLAEDRVIYVEDRSLPGPLRIEVRCSACNSHLGHVFRGEGYPTPTDERYCINSICLRLTPARHQTSSGEAT; the protein is encoded by the coding sequence ATGACCGACCGCTTTCCTCTCGACCTCCCCGACCAGGAATGGCGAACCCGTCTCAGCGACCTTGAGTATCACGTGCTGCGAGAATCAGGTACAGAAGCCCCCTTCACGGGTGAATACACGGATACCAGCACCGAGGGAGTGTATGAATGCCGGGCTTGCGGAACCGAACTGTTCCGCAGTGAGGCAAAATTTTCCTCCCACTGCGGTTGGCCGAGCTTCTTCGAACCCCTGGCAGAGGATCGGGTCATCTACGTGGAGGACCGCTCCCTTCCTGGGCCACTCCGTATCGAAGTCCGCTGCTCGGCCTGCAATTCTCACCTGGGGCATGTCTTCCGAGGCGAGGGATACCCCACCCCCACCGATGAGAGATATTGCATAAACTCCATCTGCTTGCGGCTTACTCCGGCGCGCCATCAAACCAGCTCGGGAGAAGCCACATAG
- a CDS encoding HRDC domain-containing protein, translating into MSQFVEHPREPLRPLVDTPEAFDLCLDSLTSGNGPVAFDAERAHGHRYWPKAYLFQIRREGSGTWLIDPIALEQDGNTNLSRLTEACGADAPWIIHAASQDLPCMMDVGIRPPALFDTELAGRLLGAPAVGLAALLDAKLGIRLRKAHSADNWAIRPLPTSWLIYAALDVDYLIELAGLLRAELVAKNRMTWAQEEFVHILQNFSTPPTPRKEPWRRLSGIQGLKHPKQLAVARALWQERDYVARNRDRPPSRILTDAAIIEFASGITPESPIPDVPSLSRIPGFNSHSAGRYRANWARALQSVLQLSPADYPSRRPEPSGIPQPRSWERNNPERWELWRKLRADVDALAGEFGIQPSLIAPSATLQGFIHSWEEGRDPRVVLQQVGSRNWQVDLLLPLLTTYL; encoded by the coding sequence ATGAGCCAATTCGTCGAGCATCCACGAGAGCCACTGCGCCCCTTAGTTGACACCCCCGAGGCGTTCGATCTCTGTCTCGACTCTCTGACTTCCGGCAACGGTCCTGTTGCGTTCGACGCGGAACGTGCCCATGGTCACCGATACTGGCCTAAAGCTTATCTTTTCCAGATTCGACGTGAAGGATCCGGTACCTGGCTGATAGACCCCATAGCCCTCGAGCAGGACGGGAACACAAACCTCAGCAGGCTCACAGAAGCCTGTGGTGCGGACGCTCCATGGATCATTCACGCAGCCTCGCAGGACCTTCCCTGCATGATGGATGTCGGCATCCGTCCCCCTGCGTTATTCGATACTGAGCTGGCAGGACGCCTTCTCGGAGCTCCGGCGGTTGGCCTCGCCGCTCTCCTCGATGCAAAACTGGGCATCAGACTGCGTAAAGCGCATTCCGCAGACAACTGGGCAATTCGCCCGCTACCGACGTCATGGTTGATCTACGCAGCACTAGATGTCGATTACCTGATCGAACTTGCTGGTCTCCTGCGCGCTGAGCTCGTCGCCAAGAATCGCATGACGTGGGCACAGGAAGAGTTCGTTCACATTCTGCAGAACTTCTCTACGCCGCCCACACCGAGAAAGGAACCATGGCGCCGACTGTCGGGCATTCAGGGCCTGAAACACCCGAAACAGCTGGCCGTGGCACGAGCGCTCTGGCAGGAGCGGGATTACGTGGCACGCAACCGAGACCGCCCTCCTTCCCGGATCCTCACCGACGCGGCGATCATCGAATTCGCATCTGGAATCACCCCCGAATCCCCGATCCCGGATGTTCCCTCACTTTCCAGAATCCCCGGGTTCAACAGTCACAGTGCCGGGCGTTACCGAGCCAACTGGGCCCGTGCACTTCAATCAGTGCTGCAACTGTCCCCCGCCGATTACCCATCACGCCGCCCGGAGCCAAGTGGTATACCACAGCCACGTTCCTGGGAGCGCAACAATCCAGAACGTTGGGAGCTTTGGAGAAAACTCCGAGCAGATGTCGACGCCCTGGCCGGCGAATTCGGTATTCAGCCCAGTCTCATAGCACCTTCTGCCACTCTTCAGGGCTTCATTCACTCATGGGAGGAAGGCAGAGATCCCCGAGTTGTTCTCCAACAAGTTGGTTCCCGAAACTGGCAGGTCGATCTACTTCTTCCGCTCCTCACCACGTACCTTTGA
- the ald gene encoding alanine dehydrogenase: MRIAVPTEVKNNEFRVAITPVGVHELVRRGHEVYIQKGAGVGSSISDEEYVAQGAKIVSNAADTWEVGEMVIKVKEPISSEYQYLREDLTLFTYLHLAADRPQTDALLKAGTTSIAYETVQLPSGALPLLYPMSEIAGSLAPQVGAHALMKAQGGRGVLMGCIGGVPSAKVVVLGGGVAGQNAANIAMGLGADVTVLDTDLDKLRNTFWRFHNQVHGVASSALTVREHVLQADLVVGTVLIPGAKAPKLVTNDMVAEMKPGSVLVDVAIDQGGCFEDSHPTTHDDPTFPVHNSQFYCVANMPGAVPNTSTWALTNATLPYAVQLADKGAAQALKDNPALAKGLNTVKGNLTFAGVAEAFDLPLMPLAEALDHVV; encoded by the coding sequence ATGCGTATCGCAGTCCCGACCGAGGTCAAGAACAACGAGTTCCGGGTCGCCATCACCCCCGTTGGTGTCCACGAGCTCGTCAGGAGGGGTCACGAGGTTTACATCCAGAAGGGCGCAGGCGTCGGTTCCTCGATCTCGGATGAGGAATATGTCGCGCAGGGTGCGAAGATCGTTAGCAACGCCGCCGACACGTGGGAGGTTGGCGAGATGGTGATCAAGGTGAAAGAGCCGATCTCCAGCGAGTACCAGTACCTGCGTGAGGACCTGACCCTGTTCACCTACCTTCACCTCGCGGCTGATCGTCCCCAGACCGATGCTCTGCTCAAGGCGGGCACCACGTCGATCGCCTACGAGACAGTCCAGTTGCCCTCCGGTGCGTTGCCGCTGCTCTACCCCATGTCCGAGATCGCAGGCTCCTTGGCTCCCCAGGTCGGTGCCCATGCCCTCATGAAGGCCCAGGGCGGACGCGGCGTCCTTATGGGCTGCATCGGTGGCGTTCCCAGCGCCAAGGTTGTAGTCCTCGGTGGCGGTGTTGCAGGCCAGAACGCGGCCAATATCGCCATGGGTCTCGGTGCGGATGTCACTGTGCTCGACACCGACCTCGACAAGCTGCGCAACACCTTCTGGAGGTTCCACAACCAGGTGCACGGGGTTGCGAGTTCTGCCCTCACTGTGCGTGAGCACGTCCTCCAGGCCGATCTGGTGGTCGGCACGGTGCTCATCCCCGGCGCGAAGGCCCCGAAACTCGTCACCAACGACATGGTTGCCGAGATGAAGCCCGGATCGGTGCTGGTGGATGTCGCCATCGACCAGGGCGGCTGCTTCGAGGATTCCCACCCGACCACCCATGACGATCCGACCTTCCCCGTCCACAACTCGCAGTTCTACTGCGTGGCGAACATGCCGGGCGCGGTGCCGAACACCTCCACCTGGGCGCTCACCAATGCCACCCTTCCCTATGCGGTTCAGCTCGCCGACAAGGGTGCAGCCCAGGCGCTGAAGGACAACCCCGCGTTGGCCAAGGGCCTCAACACGGTTAAGGGTAACCTGACCTTTGCGGGTGTGGCCGAGGCGTTCGACCTGCCACTGATGCCCTTGGCGGAAGCGCTTGATCATGTCGTATGA
- the dxs gene encoding 1-deoxy-D-xylulose-5-phosphate synthase, whose translation MSMLTKIGGPRDLRTLSRRQLTSLASEIRGFLINRVSRTGGHLGPNLGVVELTLGIHRVFNSPHDPIIFDTGHQSYVHKILTGRVEGFEHLRQRGGLSGYPARSESEHDWVENSHASTALSWAEGLAKGFRLRGEKRTVVVVVGDGALTGGMAWEALNNIATQPDLRIVIVVNDNGRSYTPTVGGLAKHLAGLRTDRRYERTLSLIKNWLHRTPVLGRPAYDLLHGFKTGVKDVLAPQGMFSDLGLKYTGPIDGHDIRAVIGHLEQARQFEGPVLVHAITRKGKGFKAAEEHEKDQFHAVGRIDEVTGQPLSDAVQATWTDAFGDAMLRIGERRTDVVAITAAMLHPTGLNRFAAAFPDRVFDVGIAEQHAVVSAAGLARAGVHPVVAVYATFLNRAFDQILMDVALHGAGVTFALDRAGVTGTDGPSHNGVWDLSMLGLIPTMEIAAPRDQPRLVAALERAVTVQDVPTVLRYSKERLPSDIPAVACRGEGRDQVDLLRVDTDANILIVGYGQFAGIGLGVAEKLAAAGVPCTVADPTWCIPLSPELIRLAQEHEMVVSIEDNLVSGGLGEKLLGRLAGAGPQVLIFGVRYGFLAQGTREEVLEDLGLTARDIARNVLEAMLQRQVEITQSV comes from the coding sequence ATGTCCATGCTCACCAAGATCGGTGGCCCGCGTGACCTGCGAACGCTCTCGCGCCGCCAGCTGACAAGCCTCGCGTCCGAGATCCGCGGCTTCCTCATCAACCGGGTCAGTCGCACCGGTGGGCACCTGGGGCCGAATCTTGGTGTCGTCGAACTCACCCTGGGCATTCACCGAGTCTTCAACTCTCCTCACGATCCGATCATCTTCGACACCGGCCACCAGTCTTATGTCCACAAGATCCTGACCGGTCGGGTGGAAGGTTTCGAGCATCTCCGGCAGCGGGGAGGCTTGTCCGGCTATCCGGCCCGCTCCGAATCCGAGCACGACTGGGTCGAGAACTCCCATGCGTCAACAGCCCTGTCCTGGGCCGAAGGACTCGCCAAGGGGTTTCGCCTGCGTGGTGAGAAACGCACCGTGGTCGTGGTGGTCGGTGACGGGGCATTGACGGGTGGAATGGCCTGGGAAGCGTTGAACAACATAGCGACTCAACCTGACCTGAGAATCGTTATCGTCGTCAACGACAACGGTCGCTCCTACACCCCGACGGTCGGGGGGCTTGCCAAACACCTGGCTGGCTTGCGTACCGATCGACGGTATGAGCGGACGCTGAGTCTTATCAAGAACTGGCTCCATCGGACCCCGGTGCTGGGGCGTCCCGCCTACGACCTGCTGCACGGCTTCAAAACCGGAGTCAAGGACGTTCTTGCACCACAAGGAATGTTCTCCGACCTGGGTCTGAAATACACAGGTCCCATAGATGGACACGACATCCGCGCGGTCATCGGGCATCTTGAGCAGGCACGACAGTTCGAGGGTCCCGTCCTGGTCCATGCCATCACCCGCAAGGGCAAGGGTTTCAAGGCTGCCGAGGAACACGAGAAAGATCAGTTCCACGCCGTCGGAAGGATCGATGAAGTCACCGGGCAGCCGCTCAGCGACGCCGTTCAGGCCACGTGGACCGATGCCTTTGGGGATGCCATGCTTCGGATCGGGGAGCGTAGAACGGATGTGGTGGCCATTACAGCCGCCATGCTGCATCCAACAGGCCTCAACAGGTTTGCTGCGGCTTTCCCGGATCGGGTCTTCGACGTCGGCATCGCTGAGCAACACGCCGTCGTCTCTGCCGCTGGGCTTGCCAGAGCAGGAGTGCATCCCGTCGTTGCTGTGTACGCCACCTTCCTGAATCGGGCCTTCGACCAGATTCTGATGGATGTGGCCCTTCACGGTGCCGGCGTCACTTTTGCGCTCGACCGGGCCGGGGTGACCGGAACCGATGGCCCAAGCCACAATGGCGTGTGGGATCTCTCGATGCTGGGTCTCATACCAACGATGGAGATTGCTGCTCCGAGGGACCAGCCTCGGCTCGTCGCAGCGCTGGAACGGGCAGTTACAGTCCAAGATGTTCCGACCGTGTTGCGATACTCGAAGGAACGTCTACCCAGTGACATACCTGCAGTCGCGTGTCGGGGCGAGGGGCGTGATCAGGTCGATCTGCTTCGTGTGGACACCGACGCCAACATCCTGATCGTGGGGTATGGGCAGTTCGCAGGAATTGGGCTTGGGGTGGCAGAGAAACTTGCCGCAGCGGGGGTGCCGTGCACAGTGGCGGATCCTACCTGGTGCATTCCACTCAGCCCCGAGCTGATCCGGTTGGCCCAAGAACACGAGATGGTCGTGAGTATTGAGGACAATCTGGTTTCCGGAGGGCTGGGGGAAAAATTGCTCGGTCGGCTTGCCGGGGCTGGGCCACAGGTCCTCATTTTCGGCGTCAGGTACGGGTTCCTTGCGCAGGGGACCCGGGAGGAGGTCCTGGAAGACCTTGGATTGACTGCGCGGGATATTGCTCGCAATGTGCTGGAAGCGATGCTTCAGAGACAGGTAGAAATCACCCAATCTGTCTAA